From a single Hyalangium minutum genomic region:
- a CDS encoding DUF5953 family protein, producing the protein MPATRPNEIALAVYAPGLEGNDGRPSAVVHGMERALPGLRLEWTISSEGKRIPVPQREAFLARGRPNGRGFPLLRNEDDGFRVTVTGWEKPTQLAPGGQAQFEVHAVLPLAAKGIAAAAEVLEAVAEGARACWGLATPFSAGVDIARQTKSRPDDLEPPPRGLPVLKSPSAMRSPEIPHRLGWLNYWSAAAARAIGFPDPARDAELLSRSRRTASGGWVVHLTEAPLELDIPAHLDALKRAYERFPEIGGRSAS; encoded by the coding sequence ATGCCTGCCACGCGTCCCAATGAAATCGCCCTGGCCGTCTACGCGCCTGGACTCGAGGGCAACGATGGCCGCCCTTCGGCTGTGGTTCATGGAATGGAGCGCGCGCTCCCTGGCTTGCGCCTGGAGTGGACGATTTCGAGCGAGGGGAAGCGCATCCCTGTGCCGCAGCGCGAGGCATTTCTCGCCCGAGGGAGGCCCAACGGGCGTGGCTTTCCGCTCCTTCGCAACGAGGATGATGGTTTTCGAGTCACGGTGACAGGCTGGGAGAAGCCGACGCAGCTCGCCCCGGGCGGTCAGGCCCAGTTTGAAGTCCATGCCGTGCTGCCACTTGCGGCCAAGGGCATCGCGGCGGCAGCGGAGGTGCTGGAGGCCGTCGCGGAGGGGGCTCGCGCGTGCTGGGGGCTCGCGACGCCCTTCAGCGCAGGGGTGGACATCGCACGCCAGACGAAGAGCCGGCCAGACGACCTGGAGCCCCCTCCTCGCGGATTGCCGGTGCTCAAGTCCCCGAGTGCCATGCGCTCGCCAGAGATTCCGCATCGGCTTGGGTGGCTGAACTATTGGTCTGCCGCTGCCGCACGAGCCATCGGGTTTCCAGACCCGGCGCGCGATGCCGAACTGCTCTCACGCTCGCGGCGCACGGCGTCGGGCGGGTGGGTGGTTCATCTCACTGAGGCACCGCTCGAACTCGACATCCCCGCACACCTCGACGCGTTGAAGCGAGCCTATGAGCGATTCCCGGAGATTGGTGGGCGCTCTGCCTCTTGA